Proteins encoded by one window of Camelus bactrianus isolate YW-2024 breed Bactrian camel chromosome 9, ASM4877302v1, whole genome shotgun sequence:
- the LOC123616217 gene encoding LOW QUALITY PROTEIN: vomeronasal type-1 receptor 4-like (The sequence of the model RefSeq protein was modified relative to this genomic sequence to represent the inferred CDS: deleted 1 base in 1 codon), translating into MAARDLAAGSIFLIQTIIGLLGNFSLLYLYLFLYCMGHRVRTIDLIVKNLIVGNILVLFSSGFHYTVTNFAWHHVNRQFECKFFPYVRIVGRGVSIGTTCLLSVFQVITISPRNSRLAELKVKALRLVVPSITLCWIVNMLINVIYPIYMTGNLSNTSTTDRKSFGLCSSVRLDPTTESLYAALISFPDVLCFVLMMLASGCTVFTLYRHKKRVQYILRIKVSSTSSPETRATKTILLLVSTFVFFNTLSFISNIILAVFNSLNLFIMKTSAIMIACFPAVSPFLLIRCDSRIFRLCFGRIKHAESTKLVRRM; encoded by the exons ATGGCTGCCAGGGATTTGGCAGCAGGATCGATCTTCTTAATACAAACCATAATCGGACTTCTGGggaatttctctcttctttaccTTTATCTCTTCCTTTATTGCATGGGACATAGGGTGAGGACTATAGAT TTGATTGTCAAGAACCTAATTGTAGGCAACATCTTGGTTCTGTTCTCTAGTGGATTCCACTATACAGTGACAAATTTTGCGTGGCATCATGTCAACAGACAATTTGAATGCAAATTTTTCCCTTATGTCCGCATAGTGGGCAGGGGAGTGTCCATTGGCACCACCTGCCTGTTGAGTGTCTTCCAGGTCATCACGATCAGTCCCAGGAACTCCAGGTTGGCAGAGCTTAAAGTGAAGGCTCTCAGGTTAGTTGTCCCTTCAATTACCCTGTGTTGGATCGTTAACATGCTGATCAATGTCATTTATCCTATCTATATGACTGGAAATTTGAGCAACACAAGCACCACAGACAGAAAAAGTTTTGGACTCTGTTCTTCTGTTCGTCTTGATCCAACCACGGAGTCATTATATGCAGCATTGATATCCTTCCCTGATGTCTTATGTTTTGTCCTCATGATGTTGGCCAGTGGCTGCACAGTTTTCACCCTGTACAGGCACAAGAAGAGGGTGCAGTATATCCTTAGGATCAAAGTCTCCTCCACATCCTCCCCTGAGACCAGAGCCACTAAAACCATCCTTCTCCTGGTGAGCACCTTTGTCTTCTTTAACACCCTTTCCTTCATCAGTAATATCATTTTGGCTGTTTTTAATAGTCTTAATTTGTTTATCATGAAAACCTCTGCAATAATGATTGCGTGTTTCCCAGCTGTCAGCCCCTTTCTGCTCATCAGATGTGACTCCAGGATTTTCAGGCTCTGCTTTGGCCGGATAAAGCATGCAGAATCCACTAAGCTTGTGAGAAGGATGTAA